A single genomic interval of Sphingopyxis sp. CCNWLW2 harbors:
- a CDS encoding ribonucleotide-diphosphate reductase subunit beta, whose protein sequence is MSLLEARKTYKPFEYPWAYDFWKRQQQIHWVPEEVPLGEDCRDWAQKISDHERNLLTQIFRFFTQADIEVQDCYHDKYGRVFKPTEIKMMLTAFSNMETVHIAAYSHLLDTIGMPESEYGMFLEYDEMRAKHDYMGTFGVDSDEDIARTLAMFGGFTEGLQLFASFAMLMNFPRFNKMKGMGQIVSWSIRDESLHCEGIIKLFHTFVKERDCLTKAVKEDIIDTCQKTVRLEDAFIDLAFEQGPVPGMTPKEIKRYIRYIADWRLGQLGFQPIYMIDEHPLPWLAPLLNGVEHANFFETRATEYSKGATRGDWNSVWTSFDSRKKAKNSEDAAPVNDAEADGEDMFKQAGIAAE, encoded by the coding sequence ATGTCCCTTCTCGAAGCCCGCAAGACCTACAAGCCCTTCGAATATCCGTGGGCCTATGATTTCTGGAAACGCCAGCAGCAGATCCACTGGGTTCCCGAAGAAGTGCCGCTGGGCGAGGATTGCCGCGACTGGGCGCAGAAGATCAGCGACCATGAACGCAACCTGCTCACGCAGATTTTCCGCTTCTTCACGCAGGCCGATATCGAGGTGCAGGATTGCTACCACGACAAATATGGCCGCGTGTTCAAGCCGACCGAAATCAAGATGATGCTGACCGCGTTCAGCAACATGGAGACGGTGCACATCGCGGCGTACAGCCACCTGCTCGACACGATCGGCATGCCCGAAAGCGAATATGGCATGTTCCTCGAATATGACGAGATGCGCGCCAAGCACGATTATATGGGCACCTTCGGCGTCGACAGCGACGAGGATATCGCGCGCACGCTCGCGATGTTCGGCGGCTTTACCGAGGGCCTCCAACTCTTCGCCAGCTTCGCGATGCTCATGAACTTCCCGCGCTTCAACAAGATGAAGGGCATGGGCCAGATCGTCAGCTGGTCGATCCGCGACGAAAGCCTCCACTGCGAAGGCATCATCAAGCTGTTCCACACCTTCGTGAAGGAACGCGACTGCCTGACCAAGGCGGTGAAGGAAGACATCATCGACACCTGCCAGAAGACGGTGCGGCTCGAGGATGCGTTCATCGACCTCGCGTTCGAACAGGGCCCCGTCCCCGGCATGACGCCGAAGGAGATCAAGCGCTACATCCGCTACATCGCCGACTGGCGCCTCGGCCAGCTCGGGTTCCAGCCGATCTACATGATCGACGAGCACCCGCTCCCCTGGCTCGCCCCGCTGCTCAACGGCGTCGAGCACGCGAACTTCTTCGAAACGCGCGCGACCGAATACAGCAAGGGCGCGACGCGCGGCGACTGGAACAGCGTGTGGACCAGCTTCGACAGCCGCAAGAAGGCGAAGAACAGCGAAGACGCGGCGCCCGTCAACGACGCCGAAGCCGACGGCGAAGACATGTTCAAACAAGCCGGCATCGCCGCGGAATAA
- a CDS encoding ribonucleoside-diphosphate reductase subunit alpha, translating to MDFRETERVETSDVATMELAKNDAPAASESVADAAPAAKLNDSSEPKVHARRFEIVTDKSRDALLTDFGKETLEDRYLLPGESYQDLFARVASAYADDQDHAQRLYDYISKLWFMPATPVLSNGGTGRGLPISCYLNSVDDSLEGIVGTWNENVWLASRGGGIGTYWGAVRGIGEPVGLNGKTSGIIPFVRVMDSLTLAISQGSLRRGSAACYLDVSHPEIEEFLEVRKPSGDFNRKALNLHHGVLITDEFMEAVRDGAEFNLRSPKDNSVRGTVDARGLFQKLVETRLATGEPYIIFIDQVNRMMPKHHRDLGLKVTTSNLCSEITLPTGRDHLGNDRTAVCCLSSLNLETWDEWNGDKIFIEDVMRMLDNVLQDYIDRAPPEMARAKYSASRERSVGLGVMGFHSFLQARGLPFEGAMAKSSNLRVFKHIRAQVDQASMLLANERGPCPDAADQGVMERFSCKMAIAPTASISIICGGTSACIEPIPANIYTHKTLSGSFSIRNPHLEALLVDKAKNSDAVWNSILERGGSVQHLDFLSQDEKDCYKTSFEIDQRWLLELSADRTPYIDQAQSLNLFIPADVEKWDLLMLHYRAWELGIKSLYYLRSKSVQRAGFAGGVEADNTAEAPKFELSAESTDYDECLACQ from the coding sequence ATGGATTTTCGGGAAACGGAACGGGTGGAGACGAGCGACGTGGCGACGATGGAACTGGCAAAGAATGACGCTCCGGCAGCGAGCGAATCGGTTGCCGATGCGGCGCCCGCGGCGAAGCTCAACGACAGCAGCGAGCCCAAGGTGCACGCGCGCCGATTCGAGATCGTCACCGACAAAAGCCGCGACGCGCTGCTCACCGACTTCGGCAAGGAAACGCTCGAGGATCGTTACCTGCTGCCCGGCGAATCATATCAGGATCTCTTCGCGCGCGTCGCGTCGGCCTATGCCGACGATCAGGATCACGCCCAGCGCCTCTACGACTATATCTCGAAGCTGTGGTTCATGCCCGCGACCCCCGTTCTCTCGAACGGCGGCACCGGCCGCGGCCTGCCCATCTCCTGCTATCTGAACTCGGTCGACGACAGCCTCGAGGGCATCGTCGGCACGTGGAACGAGAATGTCTGGCTCGCCAGCCGCGGCGGCGGCATCGGCACCTATTGGGGCGCGGTGCGCGGCATCGGCGAACCCGTCGGCCTCAACGGCAAGACCAGCGGCATCATTCCCTTCGTCCGCGTGATGGACTCGCTCACCCTCGCCATCTCGCAGGGCAGCCTTCGCCGCGGCTCGGCCGCCTGCTATCTCGACGTCTCGCACCCCGAGATCGAGGAATTCCTCGAGGTGCGTAAGCCGTCGGGCGACTTCAACCGCAAGGCGCTCAACCTCCACCACGGCGTGCTGATCACTGACGAGTTCATGGAGGCCGTCCGCGACGGCGCCGAATTCAACCTCCGCAGCCCGAAGGACAACAGCGTCCGCGGCACCGTCGACGCGCGCGGGCTGTTCCAGAAGCTCGTCGAAACGCGCCTCGCGACCGGCGAGCCCTACATCATCTTCATCGACCAGGTGAACCGCATGATGCCGAAGCATCATCGCGATCTCGGGCTCAAGGTCACCACCTCGAACCTCTGCTCGGAAATCACGCTGCCCACGGGCCGCGACCATCTCGGCAACGATCGCACCGCGGTCTGCTGCCTCTCGTCGCTCAACCTCGAAACCTGGGACGAGTGGAACGGCGACAAGATCTTCATCGAAGACGTCATGCGCATGCTCGACAATGTCCTGCAGGACTATATCGACCGCGCCCCACCCGAAATGGCGCGCGCCAAATATAGCGCCAGCCGCGAACGCTCGGTCGGGCTCGGCGTCATGGGCTTCCACAGCTTCCTCCAGGCGCGCGGCCTGCCGTTCGAGGGCGCGATGGCGAAATCGTCGAACCTCCGCGTCTTCAAGCATATCCGCGCGCAGGTCGATCAGGCGTCGATGCTGCTCGCGAACGAGCGCGGCCCCTGCCCCGACGCCGCCGATCAGGGCGTGATGGAGCGTTTCAGCTGCAAGATGGCGATCGCGCCGACCGCGTCGATCTCGATCATCTGCGGCGGCACCAGCGCGTGCATCGAGCCGATCCCCGCGAACATCTACACGCACAAGACGCTCTCGGGCAGCTTCTCGATCCGCAACCCGCACCTCGAAGCTTTGCTCGTCGACAAGGCGAAGAACAGCGACGCGGTGTGGAACTCGATCCTCGAACGCGGCGGCAGCGTCCAGCACCTCGACTTCCTGTCGCAGGACGAGAAGGACTGCTACAAGACGAGCTTCGAGATCGACCAGCGCTGGCTGCTCGAACTCTCGGCCGACCGCACGCCCTACATCGATCAGGCGCAGTCGCTGAACCTCTTCATCCCGGCCGACGTCGAGAAATGGGATCTGCTCATGCTCCACTACCGCGCGTGGGAACTCGGCATCAAATCGCTCTATTATCTCCGCTCGAAATCGGTGCAGCGCGCCGGCTTCGCGGGCGGGGTCGAGGCCGACAACACCGCCGAAGCGCCGAAGTTCGAACTGAGCGCCGAGAGCACCGACTATGACGAGTGTCTGGCCTGTCAGTAA
- a CDS encoding EAL domain-containing protein yields the protein MPIPVKSLMISWRTIALSLLLSLAAGLTSIAEPIDRVLEAFVGSVAWRPVTGDIVMVELDAKTLDASPNRDYAPRHYAAVVDAVNAAGAKRLFVDFYFDRREKDRDFPLLVDAVKRMGDRVVLAVPTRTAPGSGENISTFPSPAFGNDVRIASIAWETEFWQLWRVPISYAADDRVLPSFASIIAGKYSAEPATFRLDFTYDPATIPRYSAADVVSGKVAARELVGKDVIFAPTAPNFQDSFFLPGHNRLPGGYVHLIAAETLKRGNPVDVGWAPAFLLAVGVMMALLFAQVKRGFMSLAVATTALLVAGKVVLSSMLITIWIGPALVFIAAIGTNVSRTRRRASAQRENPVSGLPNFEALRTQTAFGSATVVAAKVVNFEDLAAFIPGDGIGKLVEQVTRRLQLASQGTTLHHDLDGTFAWLVPYYQHSQIEGQLAGLAALFNAPLTIGELRVDVAIAFGVNDEFEGSNAQRLAAALVAAERAIRTRSLWTKYTSRQKEDAGWQLSFHSQLEDALTGGDIWVAFQPQYQIATRQLVGVEALARWTHPTRGPIPPDEFIVQAEKSQDIYRLTLFVMDQAIRSAAQLRERGLPISMSVNLSASLLDHSDLVGTIRVMLTAHHLPPEILTIEITETAQIENSRQARQTLAQLRRTGIRLSIDDYGTGQSNLEYLTEIEADEIKIDKRFVMTMRDSQRNLEVVKSTIDLAHRLGAVAVAEGIEDAETMALLAGLGCDVGQGYHLGKPQLFSELTATLTATSQNRTA from the coding sequence GTGCCCATCCCGGTCAAAAGTCTGATGATCAGCTGGCGAACCATCGCCCTGTCGCTGCTTCTCAGCCTGGCGGCGGGACTGACGTCGATCGCCGAACCTATCGATCGCGTGCTCGAAGCCTTCGTTGGCAGCGTCGCCTGGCGGCCAGTGACCGGCGACATCGTGATGGTCGAACTCGACGCGAAGACACTAGATGCATCACCCAATCGCGATTATGCGCCGCGGCATTATGCCGCCGTGGTCGACGCTGTGAATGCGGCAGGCGCCAAGCGCCTGTTCGTCGATTTCTATTTCGACCGCCGCGAAAAGGACCGCGACTTCCCTCTGCTCGTCGATGCTGTGAAGCGGATGGGCGACCGCGTCGTCCTTGCGGTGCCCACGCGGACTGCGCCGGGTTCCGGTGAAAATATCTCGACCTTTCCCAGCCCCGCTTTCGGCAACGACGTGCGGATCGCCAGCATCGCGTGGGAAACCGAATTTTGGCAGCTGTGGCGCGTGCCGATCAGCTATGCCGCCGACGACCGCGTGCTGCCCAGCTTCGCGTCGATCATCGCCGGCAAATATAGCGCGGAGCCGGCGACCTTCCGCCTCGACTTCACTTACGACCCAGCGACGATCCCGCGGTATAGCGCCGCCGATGTCGTCAGCGGCAAAGTCGCCGCACGCGAACTCGTGGGCAAGGACGTCATCTTCGCCCCGACCGCCCCCAATTTTCAGGACAGCTTCTTCCTTCCCGGTCACAACCGCCTTCCAGGCGGCTATGTCCACCTGATTGCCGCTGAGACGCTAAAGCGCGGCAATCCGGTCGACGTCGGCTGGGCGCCGGCCTTCCTGCTCGCCGTCGGGGTTATGATGGCGTTGCTGTTCGCGCAGGTGAAGCGCGGCTTCATGTCGCTCGCGGTGGCGACAACGGCGCTGCTCGTTGCCGGTAAGGTCGTCCTCAGCTCCATGCTGATCACGATCTGGATCGGCCCGGCGCTCGTCTTCATCGCGGCGATCGGCACCAACGTATCCCGCACCCGCCGCCGTGCCTCTGCGCAGCGCGAAAATCCGGTGTCAGGCCTCCCCAATTTCGAAGCGCTGCGGACGCAGACGGCGTTCGGCAGCGCGACTGTCGTCGCGGCGAAGGTCGTCAATTTCGAGGATCTCGCCGCCTTCATCCCGGGCGACGGAATCGGCAAGCTGGTCGAGCAGGTCACGCGACGCCTCCAGCTCGCGTCGCAGGGGACGACGCTGCACCACGATCTCGACGGCACCTTCGCGTGGCTCGTCCCCTATTATCAGCACAGCCAGATCGAGGGGCAGCTCGCGGGCCTCGCCGCGCTGTTCAACGCGCCGCTGACGATCGGCGAGCTGCGCGTCGACGTCGCGATCGCCTTCGGGGTCAATGACGAGTTCGAAGGGTCGAACGCGCAGCGCCTCGCCGCGGCGCTCGTCGCGGCCGAACGCGCGATCCGCACGCGCTCGCTATGGACAAAATATACCTCGCGGCAAAAGGAAGACGCCGGTTGGCAGCTCTCCTTCCACTCGCAGCTCGAGGACGCGCTGACCGGCGGCGACATCTGGGTCGCCTTCCAGCCGCAATATCAAATCGCGACGCGGCAGCTCGTCGGGGTCGAGGCGCTCGCGCGCTGGACGCACCCGACGCGCGGCCCGATCCCGCCCGACGAATTCATCGTCCAGGCCGAAAAGAGCCAGGACATCTATCGCCTGACGCTGTTCGTGATGGACCAGGCGATCCGCTCGGCGGCGCAGCTGCGCGAACGCGGGCTTCCCATCAGCATGTCGGTCAACCTGTCGGCGAGCCTGCTCGACCATAGCGACCTCGTCGGCACGATCCGCGTGATGCTCACCGCGCATCATCTGCCGCCCGAGATTTTGACGATCGAGATCACCGAAACAGCGCAGATCGAAAACAGCCGCCAGGCGCGCCAGACGCTCGCTCAGCTCCGCCGGACGGGCATTCGTTTGTCGATCGACGATTATGGCACCGGCCAGTCAAACCTCGAATATCTAACCGAGATCGAGGCCGACGAAATCAAGATCGACAAGCGATTCGTGATGACGATGCGCGATTCGCAGCGGAACCTCGAAGTCGTCAAATCGACGATCGATCTCGCGCACCGTCTCGGCGCCGTCGCGGTCGCCGAAGGCATCGAAGACGCCGAAACCATGGCGCTTCTGGCGGGCCTCGGCTGCGATGTCGGCCAGGGCTATCATCTTGGAAAACCTCAACTGTTTTCCGAACTGACCGCGACTCTCACCGCCACTTCCCAGAACCGCACTGCATAA
- a CDS encoding acyl-CoA dehydrogenase, whose protein sequence is MTYTPPTTEQLFVLDHIARVDAMAQHERFAAATPDMIEAIVTGIGEFAADVYAPLNRVGDVNNPKWSDGKVTMPPGFKEAYKAFVDNGWGSIDGPGEYGGQDLPFTLATVVIEALGSADMGFTLCNILTPGAIHALMAYGTEEQRQTWLPKLVSGEWNGTMNLTEPAAGSDVGALRSTAEKVTEGPNAGLYRIKGQKIFITFGEHDLTDNIVHLVLARTPGAPEGTRGISLFLVPKYRLDADGKPAHSNGVHCASIEHKLGIHGSPTAVMVYGEDEDCLGEIVGAEMGGMRAMFVMMNNARLMVGCQGVQIAERATQQAQRFAAERVQSALAGGTDRNPVTIDQHPDVRRMLWRMRAQTEAARALTYYAAAQIDFGKLGDEAAAMRAEILIPLVKAHATDIGCEVASLGVQVHGGMGFIEETGAAQHYRDARIAPIYEGTNGIQAADLVGRKLGMAGGDLVRSLIDDIAHGAADFPELQQLVDACRAVTDWMVGANTGDRLAGSYPYLTMLATATCGWLMAIQHKAARAALDEGSGDRAFLEAKIASTRFYLQQIVPAATGLAASALAGDAALAPLPAIA, encoded by the coding sequence ATGACCTATACGCCGCCGACCACCGAACAGCTCTTCGTCCTCGACCATATCGCGCGCGTCGACGCGATGGCGCAGCACGAGCGTTTCGCCGCCGCAACCCCCGACATGATCGAAGCGATCGTCACCGGAATCGGCGAATTTGCCGCCGACGTCTACGCGCCGCTCAACCGCGTCGGCGACGTCAACAACCCCAAATGGTCGGACGGCAAGGTCACCATGCCCCCGGGCTTCAAGGAAGCGTACAAAGCCTTCGTCGACAATGGGTGGGGCAGCATCGACGGCCCCGGCGAATATGGCGGGCAGGACCTGCCTTTCACCCTCGCGACCGTGGTGATCGAGGCGCTCGGCAGCGCCGACATGGGCTTTACCCTGTGCAACATCCTGACCCCCGGCGCGATCCACGCGCTGATGGCCTATGGCACCGAGGAACAGCGCCAGACCTGGCTTCCCAAGCTCGTCTCGGGCGAATGGAACGGCACGATGAACCTGACCGAGCCTGCCGCGGGCAGCGACGTCGGCGCGCTGCGCTCGACCGCCGAAAAGGTGACCGAAGGCCCGAACGCCGGCCTCTACCGGATCAAGGGCCAGAAGATTTTCATCACCTTCGGCGAGCATGATCTCACCGACAATATCGTCCACCTCGTCCTCGCGCGCACCCCCGGCGCGCCCGAGGGAACGCGCGGAATCTCGCTCTTCCTCGTCCCCAAATACCGCCTCGACGCCGATGGCAAGCCGGCGCATTCGAACGGCGTCCATTGCGCGTCGATCGAGCACAAGCTCGGCATCCACGGCTCGCCCACCGCAGTGATGGTCTATGGCGAGGACGAGGATTGCCTCGGCGAGATCGTCGGCGCCGAAATGGGCGGCATGCGCGCGATGTTCGTGATGATGAACAACGCGCGGCTGATGGTCGGCTGTCAGGGCGTGCAGATCGCCGAGCGCGCGACGCAGCAGGCGCAGCGCTTCGCCGCCGAGCGCGTCCAGTCGGCGCTCGCGGGCGGCACCGACCGCAACCCCGTCACGATCGACCAGCACCCCGACGTGCGCCGCATGCTGTGGCGGATGCGCGCGCAGACCGAGGCCGCACGCGCGCTGACCTATTATGCCGCCGCGCAGATCGATTTCGGCAAGCTCGGCGACGAAGCCGCCGCGATGCGCGCCGAGATCCTGATCCCGCTGGTCAAGGCGCACGCGACCGACATCGGTTGCGAGGTCGCGAGCCTCGGCGTGCAGGTTCACGGCGGCATGGGCTTCATCGAGGAAACCGGCGCCGCGCAGCATTATCGCGATGCACGCATCGCCCCGATCTACGAGGGCACCAACGGCATCCAGGCCGCCGACCTCGTCGGGCGCAAGCTCGGCATGGCGGGGGGCGATCTTGTCCGCTCCCTGATCGACGATATCGCGCACGGCGCCGCCGACTTCCCCGAATTGCAGCAGCTCGTCGACGCGTGCCGCGCGGTCACCGACTGGATGGTCGGCGCGAACACCGGCGACCGGCTTGCCGGCAGCTATCCCTATCTCACCATGCTCGCGACTGCCACTTGTGGCTGGCTGATGGCGATCCAGCACAAAGCCGCGCGCGCGGCGCTCGACGAAGGTAGCGGCGACCGCGCCTTCCTCGAAGCGAAGATCGCCTCGACGCGTTTCTATCTCCAGCAGATCGTCCCCGCGGCGACCGGCCTCGCCGCCTCGGCGCTCGCTGGCGACGCGGCGCTGGCGCCGCTGCCCGCGATCGCCTGA
- a CDS encoding L-threonylcarbamoyladenylate synthase: MADASKSTIALPFDSSAIAEAAALIAAGEPVAVPTETVYGLAADARNAEAVARIYAAKGRPDFNPLIVHVPDLAGAERLGVFGDVERLLAARFWPGPLTLVVPRTADCPVASIATAGLDTIAIRVPGHRAMQALLAESGAPLAAPSANASGGVSPTKASHVLASLDGRIAMVIDDGATTAGVESTIARVQDGAIEILRPGPVTAAMLGEASGLAVTGVKGSEIVAPGMLASHYAPGKPVRLGAVIFAADEFGIGFGAVAGDYDLSAAGDLTEAAARLFDALHAGAASAKPKIAVAAIPVEGLGAAINDRLARAAV, from the coding sequence ATGGCCGATGCCTCAAAGTCTACAATTGCACTTCCGTTCGATAGCTCGGCGATCGCCGAGGCGGCGGCGCTGATCGCGGCAGGCGAGCCGGTCGCGGTGCCCACCGAGACGGTCTATGGCCTCGCCGCCGATGCGCGCAATGCGGAGGCGGTCGCGCGAATTTATGCCGCGAAGGGGCGGCCCGATTTCAATCCGTTGATCGTGCATGTGCCCGACCTTGCCGGGGCCGAGCGTCTAGGAGTGTTTGGCGATGTCGAGCGCCTGCTGGCGGCGCGCTTCTGGCCGGGGCCGCTGACGCTGGTGGTGCCGCGCACAGCGGATTGCCCGGTGGCGAGCATCGCGACCGCGGGGCTCGATACGATCGCGATAAGGGTGCCCGGACACCGCGCGATGCAGGCTTTGCTCGCCGAGAGTGGCGCACCGCTCGCCGCGCCCAGCGCCAATGCGAGCGGCGGGGTGAGCCCGACGAAGGCAAGCCATGTGCTCGCGAGCCTCGACGGGCGGATCGCCATGGTGATCGACGACGGCGCGACGACGGCAGGGGTCGAATCGACAATTGCTCGCGTGCAGGACGGCGCGATCGAGATATTGCGCCCGGGGCCGGTGACCGCCGCGATGCTCGGCGAAGCGAGCGGGCTTGCGGTGACCGGTGTAAAGGGATCGGAGATCGTCGCGCCGGGGATGCTCGCGAGCCATTATGCGCCGGGAAAGCCGGTGCGGCTGGGGGCGGTGATTTTTGCCGCTGACGAGTTCGGGATCGGGTTCGGCGCGGTCGCGGGTGATTATGATTTGAGCGCCGCGGGCGATTTGACCGAGGCGGCGGCGCGGTTGTTCGACGCGCTCCACGCCGGGGCGGCAAGTGCAAAGCCGAAGATCGCGGTGGCGGCGATCCCGGTCGAGGGGCTGGGCGCGGCGATCAACGACCGGCTGGCGCGGGCGGCGGTGTGA
- a CDS encoding DMT family transporter, whose product MRPDSPSPVIPFLIACAGIATFSAMDVLMKGLSIELGAYNAVLWRTGTGTLLAGALYFASRPKWPDKATMQIHAWRSLFVAGMALCFFWALARLPMAEAIALAFVAPLMALYMAAIFLGEKIGPRSIAASILGLCGVIVIVAGKLGGSDYSDEALLAVGAVFLSAIFYAYNLILARRQAKMAEPMEIAFFQNFFVAAILALGAPWFLAVPAAGHAPHILGAALLATTSLLLLSWAYARAETQILATTEYTGFLWAMLFGWFFFDEAVTLPTFAGALLIVAACLIVARKAPHGDPIEPAAA is encoded by the coding sequence CGGGGATCGCGACCTTTTCGGCGATGGATGTGCTGATGAAGGGCCTGTCGATCGAGCTCGGCGCCTATAACGCCGTGCTCTGGCGCACCGGGACCGGCACGCTGCTCGCGGGCGCGCTCTATTTCGCGAGCCGCCCAAAATGGCCCGACAAGGCGACGATGCAGATCCACGCATGGCGCTCGCTGTTCGTTGCGGGGATGGCGCTCTGCTTTTTCTGGGCGCTCGCGCGGCTGCCGATGGCGGAGGCGATCGCGCTCGCCTTTGTCGCGCCGCTGATGGCGCTCTACATGGCCGCGATCTTTCTCGGCGAGAAGATCGGTCCGCGCTCGATCGCGGCGTCGATCCTCGGCCTGTGCGGGGTGATCGTCATCGTCGCGGGGAAACTCGGCGGCAGCGACTATAGCGACGAGGCGCTACTCGCCGTCGGCGCGGTGTTCCTCTCGGCGATCTTCTACGCCTACAACCTCATCCTCGCGCGGCGGCAGGCGAAGATGGCCGAGCCGATGGAGATCGCCTTTTTCCAGAATTTCTTCGTCGCCGCGATCCTCGCATTGGGCGCGCCATGGTTCCTCGCTGTCCCCGCTGCGGGCCATGCGCCGCACATCCTCGGCGCCGCGCTCCTCGCGACGACCTCGCTGCTGCTTTTGAGCTGGGCCTATGCCCGCGCCGAAACGCAGATTCTCGCGACCACCGAATATACGGGTTTCCTGTGGGCGATGCTCTTCGGCTGGTTCTTCTTCGACGAAGCCGTCACGCTGCCGACTTTCGCCGGCGCGCTGCTGATCGTCGCCGCCTGCCTGATCGTCGCGCGCAAGGCGCCGCACGGCGACCCGATCGAGCCGGCGGCCGCCTGA